One Leptospira barantonii genomic window, CAGCTGCGATTCCGGAGATCGCTTCCTGATAATCCGACTTGAGCGCGAGAGAAGTTTCGAAAGCTTTGAGAGCCGCTTCGTATTCTCCGTTTAAAATTCTCGCGTTTCCGAGAAAGATATAAGGCGTCGGATTTTTAGGATCGTTTTGAACCGCGGATTGAAAATGAGAAGCCGCTTCCTTATAATTCTTCTTCCGCATCGCTTGGTTTCCGTTTTCCAAAGCCGAAGCGACTCTGGTTACGGAAGCCGATTTTTTTGCGGACAATAACTCAGGATCGTTCTTTCTTGCTTCTTCGAAATAAACTTCCGCTTCGTCATACTTCTTCAATTGAACCGCGGCGTCTCCGAGTTGCATGTTCAACTGAGCGGGAAACGCAAACTCTTGAACGGGAATCTTTTTTAAAGTAGCGTAAGATTGTTCGAACTTACCTTGGTTTTTGAGAAGGACTGCTTTTTTGAAGGAATAGTTGTATTTTTCCTTAACGGGAAGGGATTCCAATTTTCCATAAACATTGATCGCCTCTTCATTCTTCCCTTCGGCCGTGTAAATGATGCCTAACGTCAAGAGAATCTGCTCGTTTTCAGGATCGACTTCGGTTCCTTTTTTAAGAGAAACGAGCGCGTCCTGATTCTTACCGAGTTTGTATTCGGAAATTCCGGCGAGGTAATAACCCGGTGCGGTCGGATATGTGTTCACCGCGAGGTTGGCCTTTTCCAAAGACCTTTCGAAATTTCCCTTTTGAAAGAAAGAATTTCCTTCATTCAAAATCTTTGATACTCGTTTCAGTTTTTCGCGAGTCGCGGAATCCTTTTCCAAAATCGAATCTTGTGTTTGCGATTTTTTAAAATCTTTGCTCAAACAATTCACCGTGAATTGTCCGCCGATCAAAAGGAGTAATGCAATTGATATGATGTTGTTTTTCATGGAATTCGAACCTTTCATTTATATCCCTTGTATTCGATCTTGAGATTTCGGAGAGGAGAACGTTTCGAAAACTTTTCTCCTCGGGTAAGAATGGAAATTCTCCAAACGCCCGAAACGTCGAACTTATCTTCCAAAACCTTGGAATATCCTAAATACAATCGAACGATCCCTTCTTTCGTATCCGTTTCGATTCGAAAAGGACGTCCGTCTTCCTTGTTTTCCTGTTTGAATTTATACGTTCCGACGTTGTTACCGGTGGACGGAAACGTATAAACGCTGAGTCTTTCCTTTTCGTATTCCAAGCTGATCGTTTTTTTAGGAGTATGAAAGGAGATCGCTACGATTCCAGAATCGGATTCCGAAGTGATCGGAATGATTCCCTCGAGCTCCATATTCTCGGGAACAAACGGCGCTGAAAAAACCCCGTACCAACCCGGAGGTAAAGAAGAGGCATTCTGAAAATCTAATGTTTTTCCCGAAAACGCTTGAAAACCTTTTTCACCGGAAAGTTTCCAAAACTCGGGTTCGCCAATCAGGTTATCGGTTTTATAAGGCAACGCGATTTCAGTGATCTTATCCGCGTCTACGATCAATTGACCTTCGTAATAAACCAAAGGTCCTTTTTCGGTATCACGAACCAACTCGAGTTGCATCGCGCCCGGAGTAAGATTGCTTCTGTAAAAAGGAGTTTCTCCGTTTCTAAAGCCGTCTAACGCGACTTGTAATGCGTCCGGAAAACTTAAGATTCTCAAACCCCCGAGAGTGCGATCCTCTTTCCATTCTTGATAAATGGAAATCGTTTGGCCCGCGCGGATCTGTAAGGATTTAAGAATGTCCTTTTGTCCGGGACGAGTGATTTGAATCTGTTGCAAACCTTCCGGCAAAGGATAATTCCGAAACGAAGCGATTCCGATCTTTTCGCCTTGAAACAGAACTTCCGTATCCGCGGAAGATGCGCTGAAGGAAAGATATCCTTGGACCGATTTTTTCAGAATCGAATCGATTTCTCCCGAACTGAGGGATTTTTCCCAAATCGGAACGAGAGAAGCTTTCGGATCCAACGCCAGAACGCCCGAGCCGTGTTTTAAATAATAAACCTGATTGGCCTGGAGATCTTCTCCGCCTTGTGGAGATTGAAACGAACCGTCCACAGTTCCGTATAGGATTTCCTTAACCGGATCGGTGATCTTTTGATTTACGATCCATTTTCCCGAAACTTCGCGAATGTCGGTTTTAATCACCGCATCCACTCCGAGTCTTTTCAGTTCCTGGGAAAGCAGGGAAGAATTTTTCCAAGTCGCATCCGTTATGCGCGCTTGCTTACCTTTTACTTTTGCCCAGATCAATCGCACTTCGTCGCTTAAAAAGGCGCCTAACTTAGGATCGATTCCGCTCGGAACGTTGATCGGAGCCAGCGCGAAAACGGGAACGGAACCTCCGGTTTTTCGAATTTTATAGTCCGCATCGGAGGCGCTCCCGAGAATAATTTCCTCTTCTTTGAGGGCCTTAAACGTCGGCTCCTGCAAAACAGAGTTGAAATTTTCGATTTTTTGAACGGAAGAACAATCAATGAGGATCAATAAGAAAAAAAAGAAGAATGGAAACAGCCGCATTGGGTTAATAATAAATTTCATAACAGTTCAATAACTTTCCATCGGTTGAATGAGAAATACATTATAAAAAAAAACGGGGAAGCAATCATCCGTAATTTTAGATGATTCACTGTAAAAATAAAAAAACCGGGGAAAATCCCCGGTTTTTATGCGCAAGTTCGGGTTTGCTGAAGTCCTAAAAGGTTTCTTTAGGATTTAATTTCAGTTTTTCCTTTTGCACATCTTGTTGCACATATTTGGTTTCGTTCACAGCCTTAGCGGTTTTTGTCACTTCATCTGCGTTGTTGCGATTGGCTTCACGTTTTTGAAGTTCGGCTTTCGCTTCTTCAACGGAACCGGATTGGCTCAAAATCTTAAGCTCTTCGCTGGAAGATTTAAGTTCTTCCACAAGTTTTCCGTATTCAAAGGTTTCGTTTTTATGAAGAACGATAAGTTCCTTCATTTCGGTCAAAGAATCCTTTTGTAAAGAACGAATCAACTTGTCGGTAAGCTTTTGGTTCTTTTCGATTCTAAGTTCGCGGTTTTTGCTCAGAATCACTTCGGAAGAATCTCCCTTTTTAGAAACTGCGATCGTTCCTTCGATCACCGCAAAACGAACGGTGCAATTTTCTTTCGCACAATTGATTTTGGATCCTTCAGGGCTTTCCACGGATGTTAAGAAAGAAGTTCCTCTAACACCTGCAAGTGCGGTCGGAGTCGAAACGGTAAACTCGGTATTCTTCTGACCTTTTTTAACCATGGTCACGATTTTTCCGTAGTTCACTTGAACGTTCGTATCCGATCCGTTCGGATTCATAAGAGTAGAAATTTCGATGTCGGAGTTTTTGGACATCTTGATCACGCCGCTGTCGGCAACCATGATCTCGGCGCCGCCGTTTGCTCCGGTCACAACTCGATCCGATGCGGTAAGAGCAAGACCTAACTCCGCTTTTCTTTCACCGGAATCGGAAAGAACTTTTACATCTCCAAGAACCCACACGATTCTTGCGGTTGCGTTATCGGATTCGGTTTTAACCTGATCGCTTCCGGATGATTTATTGGTACTACAAGCGATGGATAACGCAAGAAAAGCGCAACTAATCGCCATTAATAGAGAACGGTTCATATTACCCCCCGAACTTTAAAAAGATTGCATTCTAGTTAACAGACTTACAAGAAAAAAATTGCAAGAATTTAGATTTAGTTATACCACAGATATAACTAATTTCCAGAAAAAATGCCCAAGATTACGCTCGGGTTTATTTTTTCTTCGGTTTTTCCGGTTCCACCATAATATCGTCCAACTCCTCTTCCAACTTACATTTCGGATAGTTGTCGATGGGAAGACTGGTTCCGACCCAACCAAACGCTTCCTGCGCCGTAATTACGTGAATATCCCAGCCCATAACGATGTTCGGACATCCCCAAACCTTATTCTTACAAAGTACCTGACTGGATTTCGGCTTTGGATAAGCCCAAGCGGAAGGCGGATAAACACATTTCATTTCCACTTCGGCGATTTTTCTAAGTCTTTTTACGTTTACTTCAAAATCCTTAAAAATCGAAACCAACGGATTCGCGAGAAGTTCGTCGAAGTATTTTTTGGAAGTATTGTAGGCGATGTAGTATAC contains:
- a CDS encoding LIC10124 family lipoprotein; the protein is MKFIINPMRLFPFFFFFLLILIDCSSVQKIENFNSVLQEPTFKALKEEEIILGSASDADYKIRKTGGSVPVFALAPINVPSGIDPKLGAFLSDEVRLIWAKVKGKQARITDATWKNSSLLSQELKRLGVDAVIKTDIREVSGKWIVNQKITDPVKEILYGTVDGSFQSPQGGEDLQANQVYYLKHGSGVLALDPKASLVPIWEKSLSSGEIDSILKKSVQGYLSFSASSADTEVLFQGEKIGIASFRNYPLPEGLQQIQITRPGQKDILKSLQIRAGQTISIYQEWKEDRTLGGLRILSFPDALQVALDGFRNGETPFYRSNLTPGAMQLELVRDTEKGPLVYYEGQLIVDADKITEIALPYKTDNLIGEPEFWKLSGEKGFQAFSGKTLDFQNASSLPPGWYGVFSAPFVPENMELEGIIPITSESDSGIVAISFHTPKKTISLEYEKERLSVYTFPSTGNNVGTYKFKQENKEDGRPFRIETDTKEGIVRLYLGYSKVLEDKFDVSGVWRISILTRGEKFSKRSPLRNLKIEYKGYK
- a CDS encoding FecR family protein; this encodes MNRSLLMAISCAFLALSIACSTNKSSGSDQVKTESDNATARIVWVLGDVKVLSDSGERKAELGLALTASDRVVTGANGGAEIMVADSGVIKMSKNSDIEISTLMNPNGSDTNVQVNYGKIVTMVKKGQKNTEFTVSTPTALAGVRGTSFLTSVESPEGSKINCAKENCTVRFAVIEGTIAVSKKGDSSEVILSKNRELRIEKNQKLTDKLIRSLQKDSLTEMKELIVLHKNETFEYGKLVEELKSSSEELKILSQSGSVEEAKAELQKREANRNNADEVTKTAKAVNETKYVQQDVQKEKLKLNPKETF